In Capsicum annuum cultivar UCD-10X-F1 chromosome 11, UCD10Xv1.1, whole genome shotgun sequence, one genomic interval encodes:
- the LOC107846837 gene encoding small polypeptide DEVIL 4 yields the protein MKMGNTNMGSSKRRISSRGVGGVLREQRAKLYIIRRCVVMLLCWHD from the coding sequence atGAAGATGGGAAACACTAATATGGGAAGTTCAAAGAGGAGAATTTCAAGTAGAGGAGTTGGAGGTGTTCTAAGAGAACAAAGGGCTAAACTTTACATTATTAGAAGATGTGTAGTCATGCTCCTTTGTTGGCATGATTGA